The genomic interval ACACGGTGGAAGAGCGTGCCGTCGTAATAGCCTTCTTTTGCAAGTTTGAGGAAATTATCGCGATGGATGGGTGTCTCATCGTAGAGGCGCACAACGATGTCGCCAAGCATGGTTTGTATCTTTACTCTCATGTCTTATTATATTAATGTGTAAATGTTTGGTGCAAAAGTACTAATTATCGGGCAAATTCGTGTAGGATTATGTGTGGAATTGAAAATAATTAGTTAATTTTGCAGGCATAACCTCATAAATAATAGCCATTGCCATGCTACAGAATACCCCAAGCCTTGATTTAGTGGAGTTCATAGAGACCCAGATATTGCCACAGTATGCAAACTTTGATAAGGCGCACTCGCTGGAACACGTCACTCGTGTGATAAGACGCTCGCTTGAGCTGGTGCGCTCAACGGGCGTGGATGTCAACATGGCATATACCATTGCTGCTTATCACGACGTGGGAATGTCGGGTCCAAGGGCTGTTCATCACATCACGGGAGGTAAGATACTTGCTTCTGATGCACGTTTGAAGCGCTGGTTCTCGGCAGAGCAGATAAAGGTTATGAAGGAGGCTATAGAGGACCATCGCGCATCGGCATCGCATGCTCCAAGAACCATTTATGGCAAGGTGATAGCCGAAGCCGACAGAGACCTGTCGTCGGAAGTGGTGTTCCGTCGCGCCGTGCAGTATGGGCTCGACAAGTATCCGGAGCTTGACGAGGAGGGACAATGGAAGCGCTTCCGC from Prevotella sp. E13-27 carries:
- a CDS encoding HD domain-containing protein, with translation MLQNTPSLDLVEFIETQILPQYANFDKAHSLEHVTRVIRRSLELVRSTGVDVNMAYTIAAYHDVGMSGPRAVHHITGGKILASDARLKRWFSAEQIKVMKEAIEDHRASASHAPRTIYGKVIAEADRDLSSEVVFRRAVQYGLDKYPELDEEGQWKRFREHMESKYSERGYIKLWIQNSPNEQRLRELRTIIANDTLLRQHFNKFYAEEVRG